The genomic DNA AAGAGACAGTTTCGTAGTTATTCAGTTTAAATACTCGAGTACAGATATAGACTAGGGACAGAGACTTGTAACTTGGCAAGAACATATTGcaaataatatcaatattaATCCAGTTCGTCGTTTCTTTTTAGTTCATATCAATTTCCACTGAAAACCTGCCCAGatcttaattaatatttttatactttaatttgttgtttcTCATATCAACAAGTATTAATCAATAATTTTGTGGATTAAGAAACCTTGATTCTTGAATGTTCATATGAAAATAAAGCCTCTATCTCAGTCCGAAGCTTTATTGTAAGGTCAAAATCAACCTCTTTGGTGTGCCTTACCTGCCACGATGTTATCGCTTTccaaaatacaacatatatctacgaaatttattctttttgtcGTTTTCTTATAATAACTCGAATCGGAATGAGTTGTTTCTAGCTTGCAAATCTTTCACAGCATTGATTCTGAAAAACAAATACTAGTATACAGTATACTAGTATTTAATAATACACTACACACCATAGTAAAATGAACACATCTCTTTCTCGACCTATATATTCGTATCGCCATGATCTTTTCTCTCGtatgtgtttcttcttcttgatttattataataagaaaaaaaacaacagataATATACTTACTAGTTGAGAATAAAAATTCGGATCATATATGTTGCAAAACCTATCTCAAATTGACAATGCCATCGTTACACGAGTACAACTGTACCAAGTATATAAGTAGTAATAGTAATTAAACCATCAGGGGTATTTTTGGTATTATTCACGGGTCATGTTGGTCTTTATGACGAGAGTGTGTTGCTCAACTAATCTCATCACGGAATGATCCATCTCAGCCGTTCATAATTATAGAATAAATAGTCTTTATCCATTTATCCCAATATCTATCTTCTTTTCTATCGTCTATTTATCCCAATATCTATCTCAATTTCTCAATTGTGTTCCCACGTAATcaatcttccttttttttttttctcatacaaAATGAAATTAGATTCATTATTTTagcaccattttttttttaatgaaagttGACAAGTAATTAAGAAGGTTGAAGAAAATCTGACCATAACCAATGATAGTGGAATTTAAGATATAAAGTGAAGTCCAATCAAAgcgatatgattttttttgctaCAAAAGGATAACATGCTTTTATGAGTCTGAGACTTGTCGTTTCAGCATCATAGATTTTGCActaatgaatttgtttttggcTAGCACCCGAACACATCGCCACTCCCCCCGTATTGAATAGTCCGGTAGACGTTTACAAATTATTTCAGTTTTGGGTACCTAACAATCAACAACATACACTTATTTTTATCAGCCCATATCAAAAACTGTTTGGTTCGCGATAGGccattaatattttgttaaattttacatataaagAATGTTTTATGAGAAACCAAAgttgaataatcttttaaaagaaCGGTAGGTAAACCGTAAACCCTACCAAATTTCGCAAAGCTTAacactatttttgtttgttttgtttcagataAACTCATCATGAAAACATATACAATTTTAGATGTTATCAGCAACATAAATGACTTACAAGTTAAGAAACATAAATCTTTTGCAAGTGATAATCTCTACAAAATTGTATTCCATGATAtttccaaagaaaataaaaaataagaagaggTCAACGACTAAAAAACAACTTGCTATATTTTGTGCTTAGTggagtcatttttttttttgcgtactatatttgttttttctttttacattaatACAATTTGTTGCATTTTAAACACATAATAGTTTAATACTGATATATAGTAGggtaataaataaattaaatatccTGAACAGAAGCAGAGACCAGAGAGTATAATTTGTAGTCAGAGGAGTAATAAAACAGTTTCCATAAGTATTAgtattatatttgaatataaaaaatggtGAAAATAAAGAGATGTGTTCGTGTTCGTGTTCGTGGAGCGGAGGACAACGTAGTTGGTTTCCGCGTGCTGTACGAGACACAGAGATAACTtctagatagagagagagagagagagagagagagagagaaacagagatcgAGACAAAAACCCTTTAAAGGATTTGAACGGAGAAGACGAGGCAtataaacaacacaacaactcTGTAAGTAAGTTCTGATCAGAcccaaatttttttagtttcttgatgTTTTGTCTTGAAAACtttcaagatttgattttgagatGTGGGagtgtctctcttttttttcttgttcgaATTCGTCTGAACagatctctctctgtttccctTGGAATTATCGATCTTTCggtttgtgtgtttcttgttagtttgtttgatttgcttttaaaGCTGTGATGCTAGATCTATCTTCTTTATAGACCAATTTAATCAACTAAAGTTTTAGATAAGACTAATTTGTGATCTACAAATATGATCCTGAATCCTAGAGTCTTTAATTTCACTTGATGATATGTTATGTAAATcttcaaagttttgttttttttttttggttttctcctcTTGAAGTAGTGTAAAGACTTATCTTTTCTCAATTGAATCCAAAGCATAATAATAGGTTTATACTTGGAATCAGATCTCAATTATTTTGGGGGAGAATTGGGACCATATTAATCAATCAAACTTTGTTCTTGGGAGCAGAGACTGTTGTGTTTCcctgttgcttttttttttttacttctttcgAAGATTCTTCATTTTGAATTATCAGTTTCTGTCTTTCAATTTTGAAGTTTGGTATGTTCTCTTTTTTACTCAATGTGAATCAAAAGAATGtttcttctatataaatattttgtaaaaagcCTCTGGTGGTTCCTGCTTTTGGTCCATTGATGAGAATCTTCTTTTCTGTCATTGCTTTGTTATTAAGTATCATTCAGAATTTGAATCAAACTCTGCTTTTGTTGTCTTTCAGAaccttgagagagagagagagagagagagagagagagagagaggtagagaTAAATGTCGTTCCGCAGCATAGTTCGTGATGTGAGAGACAGTATTGGAAGTCTATCGAGGCGTAGTTTCGACTTTAAGTTAAGCAGCTTGAACAAAGAAGGTGGGAAATCTCGTGGTTCAGTTCAAGATTCTCACGAGGAACAACTTGTGGTAACGGTTCAAGAAACCCCTTGGGCGAATCTGCCTCCAGAGCTATTGCGGGACGTGATCAAAAGGCTTGAAGAGAGCGAAAGCGTGTGGCCTGCTCGAAGACATGTTGTTGCTTGTGCTTCTGTGTGCAGGTCTTGGAGAGATATGTGTAAAGACATCGTTCAAAGCCCTGAGCTCTCAGGCAAAATCACATTCCCTGTTTCCCTAAAACAGGTTTGTTATCTATTCTTTCTAATGTTTTGTCATCACATATGTTTTGGTTAGTATTAAGATGATTTCGAGTAATCGTTGTTTTCTTTTCGGTGTTTATAGCCGGGACCTAGAAATGCGACAATGCAATGCTTTATCAAACGGGATAAATCTAACCTGACATACCATTTATACCTTTGTCTCAGTCCTGGTAtagcttcatcttctttgattctGTTCCAAGTTGTTCTCTTTCATTACCTCTTCTTATCCATTGgtctgtttattattttttcagcTCTCTTAGTTGAGAATGGAAAGTTCCTTCTATCAGCAAAACGCATAAGAAGAACTACTTACACCGAGTACGTGATCTCTATGCACGCAGACACCATTTCGAGATCAAGCAATACCTACATTGGCAAAATCAGGTAAAACACACTTTTGCCAGAGTTATAAAACATGAAATGTTTCCACAGCTTATGCATAAAGTAACACTTTCTCTGTTTCAGGTCTAATTTTCTCGGGACGAAGTTCATAATTTACGATACACAACCTGCATACAATAGTAACAACACCTCTCGAGTGGTCCAACCGGTAGGCCTTAGCCGCAGATTTTACTCAAAGAGAGTCTCTCCCAAAGTCCCGACCGGTAGCTACAAGATCGCGCAGGTATCTTACGAGCTAAATGTTCTTGGAACGCGCGGTCCAAGGAGAATGCATTGTGCGATGCACTCAATTCCCGCTTCTTCCCTCGCTGAAGGAGGAACCGTGCCTGGACAACCCGAGATCATTGTCCCTCGCTCTATTCTTGACGAATCATTCCGCAGCTTTACCTCATCATCTTCTAGTAAAATCACTTGCGATTACTCTAATGATTTTAGCAGCGCGCGGTTTTCAGAGATTCTTGGTCCGTTAGGTGAGGACGAAGAAGCGGGATTAGAAGAAGGGAAAGAGCGGGTTATGCCACCGCTTGTGCTTAAGAACAAGCCGCCGAGGTGGCACGAACAGCTTCAATGCTGGTGTTTGAACTTCAGGGGACGTGTAACTGTCGCATCAGTTAAAAACTTTCAGCTGATTGCAGCAAACCAACCTCAGACTCAgactcaacctcaacctcaagcTCAACCTCAAGCTCAGACTCAGACGCAACAGTCTAGCCAGACGGATGGTCCTGACAAGATCATATTGCAGTTTGGGAAAGTGGGGAAAGACATGTTTACGATGGATTTCCGGTATCCGCTGTCTGCGTTTCAAGCTTTTGCTATCTGTTTAAGCAGTTTCGATACGAAACTCGCCtgtgaatgaatgatacaaaaaaCTCAGCTTTGTTGTATGTAATGTTTGTTCACAACTGCGCGCTTTCAGAGATTCTTTGTCTTGTgggtgttttatttttttcacctaGAATCTCAGAAATTAGATTTGTTACAAAGCTTTCATTTTATTCTGATCCTCCTGCTTATTATGTTGTTTATTGCTGCTAGttgcaacaaaaaaatgttcattagagtttggttttttccaatattataattataattcgATTGTTTTGATAAAGCTATTCCTCTAACCCTATCATACAATCTCCAAATCCTTGGCATCTATAAGATCCAATTTGCCATTCGCTGATTATCAGGATTCAAAAACCGACCCAATATGCTTTTCTGATTTCTTTAAGAGAAACTGAACTTAGGCAGGTTAGATAAAACCAGAGGTTTATCTAATTCCTCCTCAATTGACATCGTTTGGAGATAATGTTCCAGTTGCTTCTCCatagagaaaaagaagcaaagagaaaacGCAAACCCAGCAAGAGAACAAGGAACTTACCGAAAAGAGACTTAAAGTTTAAagagaaaacccaaaatttgTATTTGTCTGAAGTGAGACAGAAAATGATAATATCTCTGGTTAGTGCTCCGCTCAGTAATCAAAACCGAGAGAGAAGTCCTAAAGCCCACAAGAAATTGGGACGGCGGCA from Camelina sativa cultivar DH55 chromosome 7, Cs, whole genome shotgun sequence includes the following:
- the LOC104702457 gene encoding tubby-like F-box protein 1, translating into MSFRSIVRDVRDSIGSLSRRSFDFKLSSLNKEGGKSRGSVQDSHEEQLVVTVQETPWANLPPELLRDVIKRLEESESVWPARRHVVACASVCRSWRDMCKDIVQSPELSGKITFPVSLKQPGPRNATMQCFIKRDKSNLTYHLYLCLSPALLVENGKFLLSAKRIRRTTYTEYVISMHADTISRSSNTYIGKIRSNFLGTKFIIYDTQPAYNSNNTSRVVQPVGLSRRFYSKRVSPKVPTGSYKIAQVSYELNVLGTRGPRRMHCAMHSIPASSLAEGGTVPGQPEIIVPRSILDESFRSFTSSSSSKITCDYSNDFSSARFSEILGPLGEDEEAGLEEGKERVMPPLVLKNKPPRWHEQLQCWCLNFRGRVTVASVKNFQLIAANQPQTQTQPQPQAQPQAQTQTQQSSQTDGPDKIILQFGKVGKDMFTMDFRYPLSAFQAFAICLSSFDTKLACE